TGTCGGCGCCTACGACCGCGCGGACAACCCGGCCGACCCCCGGGCCAGGACACTTTTCAGCGATGCAGACGTCCTGGGTACGGCAGTCGCCCTCCTCAGCGGCGCCGCCTTGGGTTATTGGAACGGCTCGGTGAATCCCATGGACCTGCTCGCTCGTTGCCTTTTTTAAGGATGAACCACGAGCAGCGGCCTTCGAGCGACCCTCACGACCCGCGACGTGCGGCTGAAATCCATCACGGCGGCCTCCGTTTCCGCCCGGTGGGTTCCCATCAGGATCAGGTCGGCGTCCTGCGACTCGGCCTCGCCCGCGATGGTGTCCGCCAGGTCCGCCCGCTGGGCGACCTCCAAGGTTTGAGTCCTCTTCCAGGGGATCTTTTCCAGCAACGCGTGGCGGCCTTCGACTTGACCGGAGGGTTCCTGTCCCTTCCGGGCGACATGGAGGAGAAAGAGGTCGGCGCCGAAGTCCCGGGCGAAGATGAGGGCCTGGGAGGCCGCCCGCCAGGCCTGCGGGGTATCGTCCATGGGCACCAAGATGCGTTCCAGTTTTCCGCGGAGCGATCCTGTGGGGCCGGCACGGCTGATCCAAACCGGCGAGGCCGACTCCTTGACGAGCTGTTCCGAAATGCTGGGGTGGTGAATCCTGTCCTGGAGGGGGCGGGCCTGGGTGCCCACCGCGATCATGTCGCAGCCCTCGCGGATCGCGGTTTCGAGGAGAATCTTGGTCACGGGTCCGCGGGCCACGGTGCTGCTGATCGTCTTGCACCCATAATGATCCGCCAGAAACCCGGCGTCGCGGGCGGCGGCCGCCGAGGCCTCCGAGCCGTCGTCGGCGACGAGGATCTTTTCGGGCCTCGCTTCGATGCCGTCGATGCCGTGAGAGGGCCTTTGCCAGAGCGGGGAGAGATGAAAAGGATTCAGGAGGGCGCCCTGAAGGATCTGCTCCGTCTCCATCCCCAAGGCGGGAAGCGGCTTGGCCGGCTGGATTTCGCCCAAGCGGGTGACGGTGGACGTCGTGAGGTCCTCCGGCAGCCCGGAATACCGCCATAGGCGGTAGATGAAGGGAAACATGACCACGAGGGATCCTTTGCCTACGCCCCCAGATAACGGGCGATGCGGTCGATGCCTTCCCGGATCCTTTCCACCGACGTTGCGTAGGAAAACCGGAGGTAGCCTTCTCCTCCCGAACCGAAATCAATGCCGGGAGTCACGCCCACGTCCGTCTGTTCCAGGAGGTCGAGCGCGAACTTGTACGAATCCTGCGTGAGATGCTTGGCGTTGGCGAAGACGTAGAAGGCCCCGGTGGGCCTGACGGCGACCTTGAATCCCAGCCTCTCGACGCCTTCCAGCATGGCCTTCCGACGCTCGTCGAAGGTCCTTCGGACTTTCTTCAAGTACTCGCCGCCTTCTTGAAGCGCCGCGACGCCCGCCTTCTGTACGAACGAGTTGGCAGAAATGTAGAAATTCTGGTGGAGGATCCGCATCGTCCTGATGAACGGCTTGGGCGCGATGACATAGCCCAGCCGGTAACCGGTCATGGCGTAGGATTTGGAGAAGCCGTTCAAGACGAAGGCCTTGTCGGTGAATTCCAGAATCGAGCGTTCGCGGCCCTCGTAGACCAGGTTGTGGTAGATCTCGTCGGAAATGATCCAGCGGTCCTTGTCCGCAAGATCGGCGATCGCCTTCATGGAGTCTTCCGGCAGAAGGGTT
The nucleotide sequence above comes from bacterium. Encoded proteins:
- a CDS encoding universal stress protein, producing MFPFIYRLWRYSGLPEDLTTSTVTRLGEIQPAKPLPALGMETEQILQGALLNPFHLSPLWQRPSHGIDGIEARPEKILVADDGSEASAAAARDAGFLADHYGCKTISSTVARGPVTKILLETAIREGCDMIAVGTQARPLQDRIHHPSISEQLVKESASPVWISRAGPTGSLRGKLERILVPMDDTPQAWRAASQALIFARDFGADLFLLHVARKGQEPSGQVEGRHALLEKIPWKRTQTLEVAQRADLADTIAGEAESQDADLILMGTHRAETEAAVMDFSRTSRVVRVARRPLLVVHP
- a CDS encoding pyridoxal phosphate-dependent aminotransferase; this encodes MIPRHIQKIKSFLAMDILERLEERRAAGRPTISFSLGEPDLQPPDSVRRACVAALEQDFTKYTSTQGLPELREAIARDYQRKYGVAVDPDQILVTGGTSPALLLTFSVLLETGDDVIVSNPHYPCYPAFVEYLKGKANYVKVHEEDGFQYRPEEIRKKIGPKTKAILVNSPSNPTGTLLPEDSMKAIADLADKDRWIISDEIYHNLVYEGRERSILEFTDKAFVLNGFSKSYAMTGYRLGYVIAPKPFIRTMRILHQNFYISANSFVQKAGVAALQEGGEYLKKVRRTFDERRKAMLEGVERLGFKVAVRPTGAFYVFANAKHLTQDSYKFALDLLEQTDVGVTPGIDFGSGGEGYLRFSYATSVERIREGIDRIARYLGA